The Lycium ferocissimum isolate CSIRO_LF1 chromosome 8, AGI_CSIRO_Lferr_CH_V1, whole genome shotgun sequence DNA segment TCCCTCTCAGGATTACAATGCCAAACTTTCTGATTTTGGCCTTGCCAAAGATGGTCCCGAGGGTGACAAGACACATGTTTCCACTCGTGTCATGGGAACATATGGTTATGCAGCTCCTGAGTATGTGATGACAGGTAGGGTTTAGATCTTGGTCGTTCTCATAAATCCTACAATAGTTACTCATATGTTTGACTCAATTTTATCAATTTGAATGTGTCACTACAAGTCTAACCTAGTAAGAGACTATTCTACTCGGAACAGCAAATCATTTTTATCCTGGTTTTCTTGCTTTTGACTACCTGTGTCCAACTCCATAACCTGAATCACAGTTGAAGAATTATCAGTGTGTTTGATGTTTGTTgactaagggtgtgtttggtatgaaggaaaatgttttcttggaaaaagagtggttttcttacttattttctagtgtttggtatgtaggcaaaaaatattatcccaagagcatttatatgtaatatAGGAAAACACTATGGGGTGGGGATTTGGGTGGTCAAGGGGTTTTTttgagagggggggggggttagagGCATTGGAGGGTGTGGAGGAGACAATGAACTTCGAAGGCCACTTATGAAACTTGTTTTCACTACTCTcactagggaagtcattttccttatttctaaggaacttgttttcctagagaaaatgttaTCCAAATCATTTGGAGTAGccaaagaaaatgttttcctccgtcccaaacacaccctaaaacTTTCATAAGATGGCTGAGTACCTCTTACTGATTGTAATTTTTGTCGTGCTTATTTCTCTCAGGACATCTAACGTCAAAGAGCGACGTCTACAGTTTTGGTGTAGTTCTACTTGAAATGATAACAGGTAGGAGATCGATGGACAAGAATCGACCAAATGGTGAACACAACCTTGTTGAATGGGCACGACCTCATCTTGGTGAAAGAAGAAGGTTTTACAGATTGGTAGATCCTAGACTTGAAGGCCATTTTTCTATAAAAGGTGCTCAGAAAGCGGCACAGCTGGCTGCTCGCTGCCTTAGCCGTGATCCCAAAGTTAGGCCTATGATGAGTGAAGTGGTTGAAGCTTTGAAGCCTTTACCAAATCTTAAAGACATGGCCAGCTCATCTTACTATTTTCAGACAATGCAAGCAGACCGAGTTGGATCGAGTCCAAGTACTAAAAATGGAGTTAGAACACAAGGATCGTTCGGGAGGAATGGACAACAACATCCTAGAAGTCTTTCAATTCCAAATGGTTCGCATGCTtctccatatcatcatcagTTTCCTCAGAACTCACCAAAACCAAACGGCAAAACTTAGTATTATTGGATTGGCAGTTATCTGTTTCtaccattcttttctttttctctcgaGCTATGAATATATTTTGTTGGCCCCTTCCCATTTGTCGTTGGATGAACTGGCAAAACGGAAAGGAGTgcacaatttaattaagttGTGATCTTTGAAAATGCTGAACTCCCAGTTGAAAAGAATGTATTGTAAGCGGAGCTCAAGTTCATGGAGTAAATATTTGTGTCCATGTATCTCTCTCTAGTCCTATCCTTGGTTTGTCTGGGTTCTTTCACTTTTCGTGTCGAGTATGGCAAAATGCTTGTAACTAGTTTTTCTGATGGGCTAGTGTTTTCTAAGCAAGCACCATCACACTATTCGATGATAAAGTTGATAAGCAAACATAAAAATCGGATTGAACCTCGAAGGACAGAATTATCCGACACCTGTGCTAGTTGGAGCTAGCAGGTATCTAATGGAATAGCTAAGGTGCGCGCGCACAAGTTGGCTCTGACACCACCactattataatttttaaaacaccAAACAAGCATAAAGATAGAACTACAAGGTTGTCTCTGCCAAGATAAGCGCTAATTCATGTTTTAAATGACCAATTACTAGCCTCTTCTATTTATCTTCCGTTTAAACTCATAACTACCACAGGAAGTACTCTCTTAATTTTCTGCTCTAATTCATGTTTTAAATGACCAACTACTTGCCTCTTATATTTATCTTCCGTTTAAACTCATAACAACTACCACAGGAAGTACTCTTATTAATTTTCTGTTAGTAATGGGAAAAATGAAGCGGAGCCTTACAATGATAAAGTTGTCTCTGAGTAATTTATAGCTGCAATGATAAAGTTGTCTCTTGAGTAATTTATAGCTGCAAGTTCGAGCCTTGAAATCAACTACTGATCTTGCGTCAGGGTAAGCTATTCTATTTTTCACCAGTGAGTCTATATTACTAGCTGATAGTTATGCTCTCCATTCTCATGGTATGTGCAAACCTTAATATATGTTGTGTCTTTCAAGAATTGATTTTGTCACTTGTCAGAGAAAATCATAAGATGGATTGCATTGAAAACTTGATCTTTGGTCTGACTATAtcaataatgttgtttaatTAGTCGATCTATCTACTTATCATCCAAACTACAGTTGAACTTGCTCATCATCCAAGTTTCTGAAAATGGTAATCATGTTCTTAGTAATTTTCTTGATATAAGATGTGCATGCCAAAGGAATTTTGTGATGGTAAAAAAGGTGATGACCCAAGAAACATGTATTACACAACAATTTTATTCTTCTAGATAGTTACAGAAGATCAGATAATACACTCAAGAGCTACAATATCATCTTCAAACAGTTAACCTTGGAGTAGTCTTCCAGCTGAACATACCAAAAGAATGAGCTCGCACAGTCAAAATATTCAACCGCTTAGCGCTCTTTCTTATGCAGCACGACGGGTTAACTGATCCTTGGAAGTACTCTCGAATATCTTGTCAGCATTTCCAACCTCAAATCCGTCTCGTCGATGAAACTCCTCAACCTAAGGAAGTATCAAAATACAGTTTATCACATGTTCTACAATAGCGTGACATAACAGGCACACATTAggaaacaagagaaaaagaggCACTGCATCGAAGTGCAACAGTCTAGTTTATGTTAATCTTATATTCCCATATAGTTGAAAGTTCACGAATGCAACTTAGCAAAAGGCAACGCCCTGAGTTTAGTTAACCGCCAATCACAGAATCAAAACCTGGAGACCACTTCGAGCTAGGATATTACTCCGGTTAGATCATAAAAGATGATGCTTTTAGTTTTCAACTCAACAGACAATGTTTTCCATTTCAAAATTTAAGCAAGTAGCATTTTATTCTGTTACACTGCCATATAAGTATTTAAGCAGACATAAATAACCATTTTCCAACTTTAGAGGAAATAGGCTTACATCCAATGTGTTGTGTAGAATGACTCTGCATTCATGAAACTGCAGTGGCACATATCTTACATCTCGTATACAGCTATAAACAGGTCTTGGAAGTACCAAGGTATCAATTTATTGCTTTTCACTACAAAGAAATTTGCAAGAAAACTGAAGGATAGTTAGAACTAACCTTTTCTGCAGGTAAATCTTTATATTGTGGTAGTAAAAGTCGCTCAGCAAATTCGATGTATGAACAAGGGACTGCTTCTGTAATGCCGTCTGAAAATTCGAAAGAGGTAGAATCTGCTACAGTTGAACTTTGCAACAGAAGACCATCAGGGCTCACTGGTAGGAAGAGAATAAATCAGAACTTGTTTCCAATATCCAGCGACCatttaaaattgaaaagtttCTGACTTCAAAGCATGAGATATCAGAAACAACAGATTCTACATGCAAAAATAAATGATGCAGCTGCAACTAAGTAGACAATATTACTAATTGCAGGTTTATGTAAAAGTTACTTTGTACTAACCCTTTAGGATACCCCCTTCAGAGTTCAAATTGAAACCATTTTCCTCAATAAATTGATTAAGATTTCCGATGCTTCTCAGCTTTGATGTCAACCGATGGGTAGATATGGTAACATGATTCAATGCATATCCATTCACAAGTGTCCAGGCGGCATATTCGCTCTCCCTGGTATTCAACAATCACCACAGAATTAATTTGACAATGCTTCTAATGGAAATTAGCATCTGAATAGTTCAGTTGGTTGTCTGAAAGTAAAAGGGTACTGATTCTGCTAGAGATGTATAATATCATTACCGCTCTCTAAATGACACCAGTAAGCTACAATCTATTGAAATGTCACTATTCAGTTTGATCCATGAGCTAGCATGGGATAGAATTCAATATAACATGGAGGACAATGATCAGTACCTAGCCAGTTGTTGAAATTCAGTATATGAGGGTTTATCCCATGTCAAAATCCCAAATGCACTTGCAAGTGCAGCATACTCTTTTCCGCAGCGAGAGATGTCAGTGTACTTTTTGATTATTTCCTGCAAGCCAAAAATAAGGATTCATGTAATGAAAATTTGACAAACTGAAAAACTAGAGAAATATAAGAGTTAGTAAGGATAAACATGAAAGTTCTCTCTCTACTTCTGACAGATTTTGAGGAACTCACATCATATTTGAAGTTCAGATCATCATATTCAAGAACAATTAAAGCAGGTCGGTTACTGAGTAAAAACAATACCTGTCCTGAAAAAATTATCGTCGGGGTGCCTTCCGACGAGATCACGACTACTAAAATCAGTGCAATTACAAAACCTTTTGAACTATACTCCCTTCCTTCGTTTATTTAATCTAATATATCTGATTAAACTTGTTGGTATGTGACCAAGAGGCCATGGGTTCAAGCcatggaaacagcctcttgcaaAATGCAGgataaggctgcgtacaatagacccttatGGCCCAGCCCTTCCACGGAGCCcacgcatagcgggagcttagtccACCGGGCTACCCTTTATATCTGATTAAAGTCCACTATCCAAATAAATTGGCACTTGAGAAGCAAAATGCGCAAACTTTTGtcggcaatatcacataacaaAAGAACCAAACTTCTGAAATGTCAAATTCATCCATAAGACCCAAATTGTTCTGTTAAAAAGCATACAAAAAGATTATGTAAAGCAACAAGCTGATGAAATACCTGAGCTTCTGGACTAAGCTGATCGACAAGAAGTTCTGATATGAATATTCTTGGTAAAGGCCCCTTAACCCCACTTCCACGATCTGAAGTTGAAACCTTCGGTGGAGAAAACCAGAAAGCTTTCAACTTCTTAGCAGGGAATCTCAGCTCTTCTCGTTGTTCGTAACCAAAATCCAAGAAGAATTTTGACATACAATCAATGCCATGGCCATTTACCTGCAGCCATCAgcatcaacaaaaataaaaaatctgttGTGGTGAGTATGCTACATAAACAAAAGTTTTCTCAGAAATAAAAATCCTACGATTGAATAAGAATTCTCTTACCCCAAATGTCCTAAATGCAAAATGATCATAGCAAATTCGATCACCATCAGCAGAATGAACAAGCTCCAAAATGGCCTTAGCAGTGGGGTTTTTATTCAGATATACTGCTTCCATGTTTGTCAATACATTCCTAAAGAATGATTCACTTCCCTGAATACTCATTTGAACAGTAAGTCCAAAAATTTCAGACATTCAACTCCACccaaaaaataaagacaaaacCAAATTTGCACTAAAGAATGAAAATAGCGTTTCAAACCTAAAGTAACTAAGTAGTTCAACATGGTATTAAAGCAAACCCGCAATTCCAATCTCACAACCAGtacatgacaacaacaactattCCTCAGTCCCAACTCCCAAACAAGTTGCCGTCGGCTATATGAAACCCCACTTCTTCATTTAAGCTCatttcatataatcatcattttaaataaaataaaaagtgaaaaataagttaaacaaGTCTAAAGCCTATTCCCAACAAGTAGACTAATTTTTTCTTCCATAGTGCCCTACAACCACTaatcaataaaaatatttctaaCTCTTggcccaccaaaaaaaaaaaaaagaattagatCCTCAATTGAGCAACGTATTACAGACCTAAAAGtctaaaataaagaaaaagattgTTCCTTTTTAACACCTACTAGATCAAACTgtacaaaaaaaatcatttttttatcaGAAGATGAACCAGTACCCCACATACAAAAAAATGGTAAGATGTTTGTAATAAAACATACAATCCCACATAGTAAAAGGGATTATACTATAATTAGCAACAGTTAATCAATGATTATACACAAGGGGTATATATGATGAAATTAAATGATCACCTGAAAAGAAGAATCTTGAATTACAGCTCCATCTTGGGTTTTAGAAGCAGATAAAACTGATAAACTCCGATTTTCCATTGGAATTTTAGAGTTCAAAAAAGGGTAATTAACATTAAAAGAAATGGAATTCTTGGAATTGTTAAAATTGAAAACtgaagaaaaaggtgaaatTGATGGTttaatggaagaaaatgaatataaagaaaacatggaagaaggaaatctgatcattgatgacatttttgATTGCTTATCAAAATTTTGTTTGTACTTTAATTGTTTACATGTGAAATGAAGTTTCAAGAATTGTTCTTTTTCTAGTACAGTATCTAATAAGTGTTCTGTTGCGTAACGTTTTGTGTCAGCAAGACAATGTAGTTACCAGTTATAGGAGAAAATACTAGTGGGACCCACTTACACGTGTCTTGGATTAGCACAAAGGCAAAGTGATTGAATCGTCATTGAGATTCATTGAGATTCTGACCcaatatttatagaaaaaagaaaaagaaaatccttGTAGGATGTTTATCCAGGGAAGGGGAATATTTCGATTTTTTATATAGCTTAAGGAAAATGTTGAAGACTTTTTTTGTAGAACTACTTTTAGTCACAAAATAGTGACGGGATTTAAGGTACGACAGTttgtttggttgatttttaTTCGATGTTTTGGTACTCGTTTTTGAGGTCCAATTTACTTGAATTggtgtaaattatttttactttagGAGTAAAACGTTTGCTTCCTACCTCACACTCGAATGCTAGACTTATGATTAAATATGAAGCGATACTTACCGTCCACCACAATCTTTGGTGATAAAACATTAAGTATTTGTCGTGAATTTACATGGTATTAAGTAACAAATCTTTGTCTCATTTTATGTGATGAAATTGGATTGAATATACATtctaagaaattaaaaaaaaaattgtgacatGAATTTACATAGTATTAACTATTAAGTAACAAATGTTTATCTCATTAGATATTTGGACTGCGTACACTTAATTTTCACCGCTTATCTCTAATTTGATAAATGACCCtctttttatttccattcaattcatgAACTTTTTAGATCACGATCTAAAGATCTTTTTTGAGTAAATTGAAAATCGCATGAGAAAATGTTAGATCAGGACTTAGAATTTTGTAAGTTATTCAAACGTTAGACAATAATCTAATATTTTATCTTTAAGATTGAGAAACATATGAGCAAATATTTAGACCTGAGTCTAATGTTATCTGGAAGACTTATTACTAAGCGCTAcatttgtaaaacttttaaaatgagGGACTCAATCTAAATGGTGACTTTGAAAAGAGACATTTGTGTAAATGGGAAATTGCTCGCCCATCTACCAATAGAGTGTCTTCCCGTCTTTGCAACCCAATAAGGCCCATTTAGAAGTTAAGGCCATGTTTAGTTTCATTttagtaaaatttacttggcatagcttatattattatctatttatggaacataactaaattttataataattatatttagtagctaaaatataacatatttacttcctataactatcacttttttaccactcatctgataacttctcacacccctaaatttaaacaaaaaaaaaaaagatccctCTCTCCTATCCCCCTAAATACACGTCATTATGCCCAATATCccttaatttcctccaatttcaaatcagttttacaatagttcaacttccttgtttatctctaattaactactcattaatttcactcataattcaaatctaattcccaacaaaaggtaagattctatactAATTTTTACGTTTCACCgtgtatttaacttatattttcgttttgtattttgattattatgttcaatattacttattctggtttctgttgactatatttcagatatatttttcatatattttgactatatttagaaaaaattcagaaaaattaaaaataaaaaaagtttgcAGTGAAAACATTGTTAtctcaattatgaactcaattatgactatattttggatatattttaattgtattttttattattatgttcaatattacttattctggtttctgttgactatatttcagttatatttttcatatattttgactatatttttcaaaatttcagaaaatcaaaaaaataaaaaagttgcagtgaaaacgttgttacctcaattatgaactcaacttgaattcgatatttcaacagatgaattcatatatatatatattcgtcgttTAAAACGAACTCTGCTCActggtttgatattgttatttttcaaagttttttgatgaactagtttttgaacctttttttttttttttggttaaaaatatgaatgtactttttgaattcaattttttttgaatttgttagctgtttgaatgagatatgagatcagatatggaatgggaggatatttgcgtgaatcaGAGAACATTAAAAActgaatttaatttaaattggaatagattttgtttccataaatatagcacTTTCAGTTTTCTCAACGTGTGTATTTCCGTTATATTTATTCTATATTTAAGTCGACGCATCTACTAGCTAAATATAGGTCCtccagctacgaattgtaaatgtaGAATATGTAGTTATAAGTTGTTAGAAGGAGCTAAAAGATAGttgtttgtgaaaattttacttcattttttttttttgcgcggattgtccttcatttggggtggtatttaatttctctccttcaaattggtggtctttaatttttgtccttcgactaataccccgaggttgtaGATTCGAACCTCGCGAATCCAAACTTTACTTCGCGAATTCAAACTCTACCtcgtgattttttttaaaatttttgactgagtgggggttcgaacccgaaatcaaaggatttttagcgaagggcaaaagttaaagaccaccaatttgagggccaaaaattaaagaccacccctagCGAAGGACAATCCTTCAAATTGTCCGCTTAGTTTCAAGAGCAAGCCCACGGGTTACGGCCTAGAGTTTTGGCTACGATTGAGGTGAATCCATAGTTCTTATTGTTATGTTGTGTAAATTAAAAACTATTGTTACGTTTCGTAATGAGTTTTttatttcatgtatatatatgttattctcTCAACAA contains these protein-coding regions:
- the LOC132067472 gene encoding 2-oxoadipate dioxygenase/decarboxylase, chloroplastic/amyloplastic, giving the protein MSSMIRFPSSMFSLYSFSSIKPSISPFSSVFNFNNSKNSISFNVNYPFLNSKIPMENRSLSVLSASKTQDGAVIQDSSFQGSESFFRNVLTNMEAVYLNKNPTAKAILELVHSADGDRICYDHFAFRTFGVNGHGIDCMSKFFLDFGYEQREELRFPAKKLKAFWFSPPKVSTSDRGSGVKGPLPRIFISELLVDQLSPEAQEIIKKYTDISRCGKEYAALASAFGILTWDKPSYTEFQQLARESEYAAWTLVNGYALNHVTISTHRLTSKLRSIGNLNQFIEENGFNLNSEGGILKVSPDGLLLQSSTVADSTSFEFSDGITEAVPCSYIEFAERLLLPQYKDLPAEKVEEFHRRDGFEVGNADKIFESTSKDQLTRRAA